The following are encoded together in the Bradyrhizobium algeriense genome:
- a CDS encoding adenylate/guanylate cyclase domain-containing protein, translated as MAVLLDQTSMLRPTIRKRILGIAIGLIFLMAITSALSTVMTRKIAHQLDEFSSKYVEAYGHLARMNVRSLEQALALRRIVIGRMQSPPDMAFSADQRKIYETKGQEIEQEAQAARALINAIIDDVSTESDNARLGRIDDRIERVTIDLRRYLGEEYMRLLSLLDAGNFAEARAGLARTDTLRDELNQRIEDIRTDMLAQVRSDAVMTMRDQKTAIVISVVLTLLAGILGLMFSLFISIGITRPVRRLLEGTRAVEAGRLDGSIDVTTRDEIGQLTTAFNNMVEQLRHKEHLRETFGRYVDPRVVEGLIDPQSLAASNGERRVMTVLFCDMKGFTSLSEGTTPQGLVKVMNHYLSTMSGPIRSHRGIIDKYIGDAIMAYWGPPFTEHGEQARLACLAAVEMADRGTTLRTELPELLGVRTVPSDCEVRIGIATGEVLVGSIGSEFMMSYTVMGDAVNLASRLESVNKIYGSHSLVSEATITAAGDAVESREIDRLVVVGQTRPEAVFEIIGRKGELTEKQLALQARYAEGLAAYRSRRWDDARRAFQAALEAVPGDGPSKAMAHRVENFQANPPAADWDGAWRLDQK; from the coding sequence ATGGCCGTCCTTTTAGACCAGACATCGATGCTGCGGCCGACCATCCGAAAGCGGATACTCGGCATCGCCATCGGTTTGATCTTTCTGATGGCGATCACGTCGGCGTTGTCGACGGTGATGACGCGCAAGATTGCCCATCAGCTCGACGAGTTCAGCTCCAAATATGTCGAAGCGTACGGACATCTGGCGCGGATGAATGTCCGCTCGCTCGAGCAGGCGCTGGCGCTGCGCCGGATCGTGATCGGCAGGATGCAGTCGCCGCCCGACATGGCATTCTCTGCAGATCAGCGAAAAATCTATGAAACGAAGGGACAGGAAATCGAACAGGAGGCGCAGGCGGCGCGCGCCCTGATCAACGCGATCATCGACGATGTCTCCACCGAATCCGATAACGCCCGGCTCGGCCGGATCGACGATCGAATCGAGCGCGTGACCATCGATCTCCGTCGCTATCTCGGTGAGGAGTACATGCGGCTGTTGTCCCTGCTCGATGCCGGGAATTTCGCAGAGGCCAGGGCCGGCCTGGCCAGGACCGATACGCTGCGCGACGAACTCAATCAAAGGATCGAAGATATCCGCACGGACATGCTTGCGCAGGTCCGCAGCGATGCCGTGATGACGATGCGCGACCAGAAGACTGCGATTGTGATCTCTGTTGTCCTGACCTTGCTTGCGGGCATCCTTGGACTGATGTTTTCACTTTTCATCAGCATCGGCATTACGCGACCGGTGCGGCGTTTGCTGGAAGGTACCCGTGCGGTCGAAGCCGGCCGGCTCGACGGATCGATCGACGTCACGACGCGCGACGAGATCGGCCAGCTCACGACGGCCTTCAACAACATGGTCGAGCAATTGCGCCACAAGGAACACCTGCGCGAAACCTTCGGCCGCTACGTCGACCCGCGCGTCGTGGAGGGGCTGATTGACCCGCAATCGCTGGCTGCGAGCAATGGCGAGCGGCGGGTGATGACGGTGCTGTTCTGCGACATGAAGGGCTTTACCAGCCTCAGCGAAGGCACGACGCCGCAAGGCCTCGTCAAGGTGATGAACCATTATCTGTCGACGATGTCGGGACCGATCCGCAGCCATCGCGGCATCATCGACAAATATATCGGCGACGCGATCATGGCCTATTGGGGGCCTCCGTTTACCGAGCATGGCGAGCAAGCACGTCTTGCCTGTCTTGCTGCCGTCGAAATGGCGGATCGCGGTACGACGCTGCGCACGGAGCTGCCCGAGCTGCTTGGTGTGCGCACCGTGCCAAGCGACTGCGAGGTGCGCATCGGCATTGCGACCGGTGAGGTGCTGGTCGGCAGCATCGGCTCGGAATTCATGATGAGCTACACGGTGATGGGCGATGCGGTGAATCTGGCGTCGCGCCTGGAGAGCGTCAACAAGATCTACGGCAGCCACTCGCTGGTTTCCGAGGCTACGATCACGGCGGCCGGCGATGCGGTGGAATCGCGCGAGATCGATCGGCTGGTGGTCGTCGGCCAGACTCGTCCCGAAGCGGTGTTCGAGATCATCGGGCGCAAGGGCGAGTTGACCGAGAAGCAGCTAGCGCTGCAGGCGCGGTACGCCGAGGGGCTGGCTGCCTATCGGTCGCGCCGCTGGGATGACGCACGCCGGGCGTTCCAGGCCGCGCTTGAGGCCGTCCCCGGCGACGGACCGTCCAAAGCGATGGCGCATCGTGTCGAGAACTTTCAGGCTAATCCGCCGGCCGCCGATTGGGATGGCGCGTGGCGGCTGGATCAGAAGTAA
- a CDS encoding methylated-DNA--[protein]-cysteine S-methyltransferase yields the protein MTGHHFTIFDTAIGRCGIVWGERGITSVQLPMGDEKKTRTRLQQRHGDLIEAPPPAKVQAAIEGIVELLEGKPHDLADVVLDLDGVPEFNRGVYDIARTIPPGKTMTYGDIAKKLGGVELSRDVGQALGRNPCPIVVPCHRVLAAGNKPGGFSANGGVVTKLKMLTIEGAVVNHTPSLFD from the coding sequence ATGACCGGGCACCATTTTACGATATTCGACACTGCGATCGGCCGCTGCGGCATCGTGTGGGGCGAGCGCGGCATCACCTCGGTGCAATTGCCGATGGGCGACGAGAAGAAGACCCGCACCCGCCTGCAGCAGCGCCATGGCGACCTGATCGAGGCGCCGCCGCCCGCGAAGGTGCAGGCCGCGATCGAGGGGATTGTGGAGCTGCTCGAGGGCAAGCCGCACGACCTCGCCGATGTCGTGCTCGATCTCGACGGCGTTCCCGAATTCAACCGCGGCGTCTATGACATCGCGCGCACGATACCGCCGGGCAAGACCATGACCTATGGCGACATCGCCAAGAAACTCGGCGGCGTCGAGCTGTCGCGCGACGTCGGCCAGGCGCTGGGTCGCAACCCCTGTCCGATCGTGGTGCCGTGCCATCGCGTGCTGGCGGCGGGCAACAAGCCCGGCGGCTTCTCCGCCAATGGCGGTGTGGTGACGAAGCTGAAGATGCTGACGATCGAAGGCGCGGTCGTGAACCACACGCCCAGCCTGTTCGATTGA
- a CDS encoding alpha/beta hydrolase gives MQTLSVNGYDIAYLDVGRGTANIPPLVLVHGTLGDFRTWNAVLGPLSRKHRVIALSLRRFFPEHWNGVGNDYLMAQHTADVIGFIEKLNAGPVNLIGHSRGGHIGFRVAQARPDLLRRAILAEPGGDLEPALQPTSLPPGPVPLGPRVPIAAEMVRNGDIDGALALFVDGIDGEGAWARWPAAPRQQLRDNIYTLLGQVGENRKPFLKSEAKSINTPTLLIGGGDTKGALAVIWRVLAEHIPGARTAIIPGTRHWMFEQAPQEFCDVVLEFLAA, from the coding sequence ATGCAGACCTTGAGCGTCAATGGCTATGACATCGCCTATCTCGATGTTGGCCGAGGCACGGCCAACATCCCGCCACTGGTTCTCGTGCACGGCACACTAGGCGACTTCCGCACCTGGAATGCCGTGCTTGGGCCATTGTCGAGGAAGCACCGCGTGATTGCGCTGAGCCTGCGGCGGTTCTTTCCGGAGCACTGGAACGGGGTAGGCAACGACTATCTGATGGCGCAGCACACCGCCGACGTCATCGGCTTCATCGAAAAGCTGAATGCCGGGCCGGTCAATCTGATCGGCCATTCCCGCGGCGGCCATATTGGATTCCGGGTGGCGCAGGCGCGGCCGGATCTGTTGCGCAGGGCCATTCTTGCCGAGCCGGGGGGCGATCTCGAACCGGCGCTGCAACCGACAAGCCTGCCTCCCGGCCCCGTGCCGCTGGGTCCGCGCGTTCCAATAGCTGCCGAGATGGTGCGAAACGGCGACATCGACGGTGCGCTCGCGCTCTTTGTCGATGGGATCGACGGTGAAGGCGCGTGGGCGCGGTGGCCTGCGGCGCCACGACAGCAATTGCGCGACAACATCTATACGCTGCTTGGCCAAGTCGGCGAAAACCGCAAGCCGTTTCTGAAGAGCGAGGCCAAATCGATCAATACACCAACGCTGTTGATCGGCGGCGGCGACACCAAGGGCGCTCTGGCGGTGATCTGGCGCGTGCTGGCCGAGCATATTCCGGGCGCAAGGACCGCTATCATCCCGGGCACCCGCCACTGGATGTTCGAACAGGCGCCGCAGGAATTTTGCGACGTGGTGCTGGAGTTTCTCGCAGCGTAA
- a CDS encoding class I SAM-dependent methyltransferase has product MSSDAAGFIGNIPQYYDEGLGPIIFTEYAADISRRAAASRPARVLETAAGTGIVTRKLRDALPDDTRLIATDLNPPMLDIARAKFRPDEQVEFQPADATALPFADQSFDAIACQFGVMFFPDKARSFAEAYRLLARGGRYVLSVWDSHRYNSFGRIAHEVAGRFFPADPPQFYSVPFSCHQIDPIKEYLIAAGFDDIGIAVIRQERELPDTANFARAAVHGNPLIDQVRARGGVDPERIVDALTQEFRREFGDPGRMPIQAIVFSATKK; this is encoded by the coding sequence ATGAGCAGCGATGCAGCCGGCTTCATTGGCAACATCCCGCAGTATTACGATGAGGGCCTCGGCCCGATCATCTTCACCGAATATGCAGCCGATATCTCAAGGCGCGCAGCCGCCAGCCGCCCGGCGCGGGTGCTCGAAACCGCCGCCGGCACAGGGATCGTCACCCGGAAATTGCGTGACGCACTGCCTGATGACACGCGACTGATCGCGACCGATCTCAATCCGCCGATGCTCGATATTGCACGCGCCAAATTTCGGCCCGACGAGCAGGTCGAATTCCAGCCTGCAGATGCGACCGCGCTTCCCTTCGCCGATCAAAGCTTCGACGCCATCGCCTGTCAGTTCGGCGTGATGTTCTTTCCCGACAAGGCAAGATCCTTTGCTGAAGCCTATCGCCTGCTCGCCCGGGGCGGCCGCTATGTGCTCAGTGTCTGGGACTCCCATCGGTACAACTCGTTCGGCCGCATCGCGCATGAGGTGGCGGGGCGCTTCTTCCCTGCCGATCCGCCGCAGTTCTACAGCGTGCCGTTCTCCTGCCATCAGATCGATCCGATCAAGGAGTATCTGATCGCGGCCGGCTTCGACGACATCGGCATCGCCGTGATCAGACAGGAGCGCGAGCTTCCTGACACCGCGAACTTCGCGCGAGCGGCGGTCCATGGTAACCCGCTGATCGATCAGGTGCGGGCGCGCGGAGGCGTCGATCCGGAACGCATCGTCGACGCGCTGACGCAGGAATTTCGCCGCGAATTCGGCGATCCCGGCCGGATGCCGATTCAGGCGATCGTGTTTTCCGCGACGAAGAAATGA
- a CDS encoding sigma-70 family RNA polymerase sigma factor, with amino-acid sequence MDEKKFLADQFEANRARLRAVAYRMLGSTSEVDDAVQETWLRLNRSDTQAVENLGGWLTTVVARICLDMLRSRKSRREEPMGPHVPEPVADDAHGRDAEMADSVGAALLVVLETLAPAERLAFVLHDMFAVPFEEIAPIVGRTPTAARQLASRARRRVQGTPPPDADFGRQKSIVDAFLKASREGDFEGLLAVLDPDVVVRADQAAQRLGSLAEIRGATAVAEFFKGRAQAAKPALVDGAPALAVIFGGQLRIVVRLTIRGERISAIDAVADAEQIGELNVTLLP; translated from the coding sequence ATGGACGAGAAAAAGTTTTTGGCTGACCAATTCGAGGCCAACCGGGCCCGCCTGAGGGCGGTGGCCTACCGCATGCTGGGTTCGACCAGTGAGGTCGACGATGCCGTGCAGGAGACCTGGCTGCGGCTGAACCGTTCCGACACCCAGGCGGTCGAAAACCTCGGCGGCTGGCTGACCACCGTTGTCGCCCGTATCTGCCTCGACATGCTGCGCTCGCGCAAATCGCGGCGCGAGGAGCCGATGGGGCCGCATGTTCCGGAACCAGTCGCTGACGATGCGCATGGGCGCGATGCGGAAATGGCCGATTCCGTCGGCGCCGCGCTGCTGGTGGTGCTGGAAACCCTGGCGCCGGCCGAGCGGCTGGCCTTCGTGCTGCACGACATGTTTGCCGTGCCGTTCGAGGAGATTGCCCCGATCGTCGGCCGCACACCCACTGCGGCGAGGCAATTGGCGAGCCGCGCCCGCCGCCGGGTGCAGGGCACGCCGCCGCCGGACGCCGACTTCGGCCGGCAGAAAAGCATCGTCGACGCCTTCCTAAAGGCCTCGCGTGAAGGTGACTTCGAAGGACTGCTCGCAGTGCTGGATCCCGACGTGGTGGTGCGCGCCGACCAAGCGGCGCAGCGGCTCGGTTCGCTCGCCGAGATCCGCGGCGCTACCGCGGTTGCAGAGTTCTTCAAGGGCCGCGCGCAGGCCGCCAAACCGGCGCTCGTCGACGGCGCTCCGGCGCTCGCCGTTATCTTCGGCGGGCAATTGCGCATCGTGGTGCGGCTAACCATCCGCGGCGAGCGGATATCAGCGATCGATGCTGTGGCGGACGCCGAACAGATCGGCGAGCTCAACGTCACCCTGCTCCCGTGA
- a CDS encoding phytanoyl-CoA dioxygenase family protein, with amino-acid sequence MKLTPQQIEFFNREGWLFLPELFSPEEVAYLAREAEGIYDANRPEVWREKSGAPRTAFAAHLYNEAFGALGAHPRMIEPIEQLFGEKVYMHQFKINAKAAFTGDVWQWHQDYGTWKRDDGMLEPRAMNIAIFLDEVMPINGPLMLVPKSQHAGDLKASHDLETTSYPLWTLDEATVTRLVKEGGIVAPTGKAGGMLMFHGNLVHGSSGNITPYPRKIVYLTLNAVSNYIRTPTRPEYIAHRDFTPIQTVEDDALLRLARAHRQAAE; translated from the coding sequence ATGAAACTGACGCCGCAGCAGATCGAATTCTTCAACCGCGAAGGCTGGCTGTTCCTGCCCGAGCTGTTCAGCCCCGAGGAAGTGGCCTATCTCGCGCGCGAGGCCGAAGGCATCTACGACGCCAACCGGCCGGAGGTGTGGCGCGAGAAGAGCGGCGCGCCGCGCACCGCCTTTGCCGCGCACCTCTATAACGAGGCGTTCGGCGCGCTCGGCGCCCATCCCCGCATGATCGAGCCGATCGAGCAGCTCTTCGGCGAGAAGGTCTACATGCATCAGTTCAAGATCAACGCCAAAGCCGCCTTCACGGGCGACGTCTGGCAGTGGCACCAGGATTACGGCACCTGGAAGCGCGACGACGGCATGCTTGAACCGCGCGCGATGAACATCGCGATCTTCCTCGACGAGGTGATGCCGATCAACGGACCCTTGATGCTGGTGCCGAAGAGCCAGCACGCCGGCGACCTCAAGGCCTCGCATGACCTGGAGACCACCTCCTATCCGCTGTGGACGCTCGACGAGGCGACCGTCACCCGGCTGGTGAAGGAAGGCGGCATCGTAGCCCCCACCGGCAAGGCCGGCGGCATGCTGATGTTCCACGGCAACCTGGTGCACGGATCAAGCGGCAACATCACGCCCTATCCGCGCAAGATCGTCTACCTGACGCTGAATGCGGTTTCGAACTACATCCGTACCCCGACGCGGCCGGAATATATCGCGCACCGCGATTTTACGCCGATCCAAACGGTGGAGGATGATGCGTTGCTGCGGCTTGCGCGCGCCCATCGCCAGGCGGCGGAGTAG
- a CDS encoding GntR family transcriptional regulator yields the protein MIPLDPLPNLIDQVYARILEAITDRSLPPGHRIRQNELAEKLGVSRQPVSHALHLLHRQGLVAESGRRGFEVTRLDPERIRQLYEVRGAIDALAARLAAGRAKIDTSGRAQLDAALRAGRTIGRDTPLARLIALDVDFHSAIYRLAGNPAIEEMIVPQWPHMRRSMATVLAELDYRESAWAEHEAIAAQIFAGNAKAAEAAALAHAQTAGRMTEERLKATDKAA from the coding sequence ATGATCCCATTGGATCCGCTCCCCAACCTGATTGACCAGGTCTATGCCCGGATCCTCGAGGCGATCACCGATCGTTCGCTGCCACCCGGCCATCGCATCCGGCAGAATGAGCTTGCGGAAAAGCTCGGTGTATCGCGCCAGCCGGTGTCCCACGCGCTGCATTTGCTGCACCGGCAGGGGCTCGTCGCCGAAAGCGGCCGGCGCGGCTTTGAAGTCACCCGGCTCGACCCGGAGCGCATCCGCCAGCTCTACGAGGTGCGCGGTGCGATCGATGCGCTGGCGGCACGGCTCGCCGCCGGACGGGCCAAGATCGACACTTCGGGTCGCGCGCAACTCGACGCAGCGCTGCGCGCAGGGCGGACCATCGGCAGAGACACGCCGCTGGCGCGGCTGATCGCGCTCGACGTCGATTTTCACAGCGCAATCTATCGCCTCGCGGGCAATCCCGCGATCGAGGAAATGATCGTGCCGCAATGGCCGCATATGCGCCGCTCGATGGCGACTGTGCTGGCCGAACTCGATTACCGCGAAAGCGCCTGGGCCGAGCACGAGGCGATTGCAGCGCAGATCTTTGCGGGCAATGCGAAGGCCGCGGAAGCCGCAGCGCTGGCGCATGCGCAAACGGCGGGACGGATGACGGAGGAGCGATTGAAAGCGACCGACAAGGCGGCATAG
- a CDS encoding alpha/beta hydrolase gives MQTINVNGYDMAYLDIGQGAGDGPPLVCVHGSLCDFRIWSSVLGPLTRRHRVIAPSLRHFFPDRWDGVGETYSTAQHVDDVIAFIEKLDTRPVDLMGHSRGGNICFRVAQRRPDLLRKLILAEPGGELDATLDPAYQPGPSPLAAQIATSAEAIVKGDIDGGLQIFLDALEGPGAWRRLPATPKQLLRDNATTLVGQTRDQRPLLSRADAEAIRTPTLFIGGANTKGAFPRVLHALAANVKGSRTEIIPNATHPMFEQAPQKYCEIVLTYLAED, from the coding sequence ATGCAAACCATAAACGTCAACGGCTATGACATGGCCTATCTCGATATCGGCCAGGGCGCTGGCGATGGCCCGCCGCTGGTCTGCGTTCATGGTTCGCTGTGCGATTTCCGGATCTGGTCGTCGGTGCTCGGACCGCTGACGCGCAGGCACCGGGTGATCGCGCCGTCGTTACGGCATTTTTTCCCCGACCGTTGGGACGGCGTCGGCGAAACCTACTCGACCGCGCAACACGTCGACGACGTCATCGCCTTTATCGAGAAGCTGGATACCAGACCGGTCGACCTGATGGGCCATTCCCGCGGCGGGAACATCTGTTTTCGCGTCGCTCAACGGCGGCCTGATCTGTTGCGCAAGCTGATCCTGGCCGAACCCGGCGGCGAACTCGACGCCACGCTCGATCCCGCCTACCAGCCCGGCCCCTCGCCACTGGCCGCTCAGATTGCGACTTCCGCCGAGGCAATCGTCAAAGGCGACATCGACGGCGGCCTGCAGATCTTCCTGGATGCGCTGGAAGGGCCCGGCGCCTGGAGGCGCTTGCCGGCGACGCCGAAACAGCTTTTGCGCGACAACGCCACGACACTGGTCGGGCAAACCCGCGACCAGCGTCCGCTGCTCTCCAGGGCGGATGCTGAAGCGATCAGGACACCGACGCTGTTCATCGGCGGCGCCAACACCAAGGGCGCGTTCCCGCGGGTGCTGCATGCGCTGGCGGCCAACGTGAAGGGATCGCGCACCGAGATAATCCCGAACGCCACGCATCCGATGTTCGAACAGGCGCCACAGAAATATTGCGAGATCGTTTTGACATATCTCGCGGAGGATTGA
- a CDS encoding carboxymuconolactone decarboxylase family protein: MHARMNHPVMVVPDAMKALQALGELTKKNLPEKLLELVHLRASQINGCSACVDMHPKIAKRAGETDERLFSVAAWRDTPYFTEGERAALALTEALTRLSDRADPVPDVVWSEADKHFDEAELAALILAIANINVWNRLNVAVRQPAGVWKG; this comes from the coding sequence ATGCACGCACGCATGAACCACCCGGTCATGGTCGTCCCCGACGCCATGAAGGCGCTGCAGGCGCTGGGTGAATTGACCAAGAAGAACTTGCCGGAAAAACTGCTCGAGCTAGTGCATCTGCGCGCCAGCCAGATCAATGGCTGCAGCGCCTGCGTCGACATGCACCCCAAGATCGCCAAGCGGGCCGGGGAGACCGATGAGCGCCTGTTCTCGGTCGCAGCATGGCGCGACACCCCCTATTTCACCGAAGGCGAGCGTGCGGCCCTGGCGTTGACGGAAGCCCTGACCCGGCTCAGCGACCGCGCCGATCCGGTGCCGGATGTGGTCTGGAGCGAGGCCGACAAGCATTTCGACGAGGCCGAGCTCGCGGCGCTGATTCTGGCGATTGCCAATATCAATGTCTGGAACAGGCTCAACGTGGCCGTGCGCCAGCCGGCAGGCGTCTGGAAGGGGTAG
- a CDS encoding enoyl-CoA hydratase/isomerase family protein, which produces MSSTPSAFDTLSIEPIDEHVAIVRLNRPDASNALNTQMGRDLVRYFEDTALDPKSLRCIVLTGTGDKAFCAGGDLKERRRMTDETWTRQHVIFERMVRALIDCPVPIIGAVNGAAYGGGCEIAGCCDFLYAAENARFALTEVTLGIMPGGGGTQTLPRAVGERRAKELILTGKPFTAAEAHAWGLVNEVFPLPELLPAALATASRIARNAPISVRQAKLSIHRGLQLSLRDGLALEIEAYNRMVPTEDRREGVLAFNEKRLPNFKGR; this is translated from the coding sequence ATGAGCTCGACTCCCTCCGCTTTCGACACGCTTTCGATCGAGCCGATCGATGAACATGTAGCTATCGTCAGGCTCAACCGGCCGGACGCATCCAACGCACTCAACACCCAGATGGGGCGCGACCTCGTGCGCTATTTCGAGGATACGGCGCTCGATCCGAAGAGCCTGCGCTGCATCGTTCTCACTGGCACTGGCGACAAGGCGTTCTGCGCCGGCGGCGACCTGAAGGAGCGGCGCCGCATGACCGACGAGACATGGACGCGCCAGCACGTCATCTTCGAGCGGATGGTGCGGGCGCTGATCGACTGCCCGGTCCCGATCATCGGCGCTGTCAATGGCGCGGCCTATGGCGGCGGCTGCGAGATCGCAGGCTGCTGCGACTTCCTCTACGCAGCGGAGAATGCTCGCTTCGCGCTTACCGAAGTCACGCTCGGCATCATGCCCGGCGGCGGCGGGACGCAGACGCTTCCGCGAGCCGTCGGCGAGCGCCGCGCCAAGGAATTGATCCTGACCGGCAAGCCGTTTACCGCGGCCGAAGCCCACGCCTGGGGGCTTGTGAACGAAGTCTTTCCGCTACCCGAACTATTGCCGGCGGCCTTGGCGACCGCCTCGCGCATCGCCCGCAACGCGCCGATCTCCGTCCGCCAGGCAAAACTGTCGATCCATCGCGGCCTGCAATTGTCGCTGCGGGACGGCCTCGCGCTCGAGATCGAAGCCTACAACCGCATGGTCCCGACCGAGGATCGCCGCGAGGGCGTGCTGGCCTTCAACGAGAAGCGGCTGCCCAACTTCAAGGGACGGTAG
- a CDS encoding MBL fold metallo-hydrolase, translated as MSLKFTVGDLTIHRIIEQETTFLPALEMLPGLTPEVLAENRAWMQKAGALDDKDVLILCFQSYVVKTPHHTILIDSCIGNDKPRPQRPKWNMKTDDTYLRGLAAAGFTVADIDYVMCTHLHVDHVGWNTRLDNGRWVPTFPKARYVFDKTEFDYWTETHAKTPVPAFGDSVLPVVEAKQAEIVRSDYAIGDHTRILPTPGHTPGHAAFTFGRGKDDAVFSGDLMHSPLQTRYPELSVKFDVDQAQAATTRRNFMERYCDTDTLCCTAHFPSPSVGKIRRKGSGFSCEAT; from the coding sequence ATGAGCCTGAAATTCACTGTCGGCGACCTCACCATCCACCGCATCATCGAGCAGGAAACCACCTTCCTGCCGGCGCTGGAAATGCTGCCGGGCCTGACGCCGGAGGTGCTGGCGGAGAACCGGGCGTGGATGCAAAAGGCCGGCGCGCTCGACGACAAGGACGTGCTGATCCTGTGCTTCCAGTCCTATGTCGTGAAGACCCCGCATCACACCATCCTGATCGATAGCTGCATCGGCAACGACAAGCCGCGGCCGCAGCGGCCGAAATGGAACATGAAGACCGACGATACTTATCTCCGCGGTCTGGCCGCGGCGGGCTTTACCGTCGCCGATATCGACTATGTCATGTGCACGCATCTGCATGTCGACCATGTCGGCTGGAACACGCGGCTCGACAATGGCCGCTGGGTGCCGACCTTCCCCAAAGCGCGTTACGTGTTCGACAAGACCGAGTTCGACTACTGGACGGAGACCCACGCGAAAACGCCCGTGCCGGCGTTTGGCGACAGCGTGCTCCCGGTCGTCGAGGCGAAACAGGCCGAGATCGTCCGCAGCGACTACGCGATCGGCGACCACACCCGCATCCTGCCGACGCCGGGCCACACGCCCGGGCATGCCGCCTTCACCTTCGGCCGCGGCAAGGACGACGCCGTGTTCTCCGGCGATTTGATGCATTCGCCGTTGCAGACGCGTTATCCGGAATTGTCCGTGAAGTTCGACGTCGATCAGGCCCAAGCCGCAACGACGCGCCGCAATTTCATGGAGCGCTACTGCGACACCGATACGCTGTGCTGCACCGCGCATTTCCCCTCCCCGTCGGTCGGAAAGATCCGGCGCAAGGGCAGCGGATTCTCCTGCGAGGCGACATGA
- a CDS encoding NAD(P)H-dependent oxidoreductase produces the protein MNLHRLLNARLATGKPVRVALIGAGKFGSMFLSQVPHTPGLEVSVIIDLDRDRAREACRTVGWDEARIARTAFTDDGARAIAGGAMDVMVEATGNPAVGIRHARAAIAAGKHVVMVNVEADVLAGPLLAEEARKAGVVYSLAYGDQPALTAEMVDWARATGFRVVAAGKGTKYLPAYHDVTPDGVWSHYGLTAGEAQSAGMNPQMFNSFLDGTKSAIEMAAIANACGLDVPSDGLLFPPCGVDDLPHVMRPREAGGVLEKAGLAEVVSSLERDGRPVFRDLRWGVYVVLEAPNDYAADCFRQYGLKTDASGRYAAMYKPYHLIGLELNISILSAALRNEPTGQPHDFRGDVAAVAKRDLRAGEMLDGEGGYTVWGKLMPARKSLSAGALPIGLAHRVKLKNDVAHGAVVRWSDVEVDENNDTIKTRRAMEAAFSAR, from the coding sequence ATGAACCTTCATCGCCTCCTCAACGCCCGCCTTGCCACCGGTAAGCCGGTTCGCGTCGCCCTGATCGGCGCCGGAAAATTCGGCTCGATGTTCCTGTCGCAGGTGCCGCATACGCCGGGACTCGAAGTGTCCGTCATCATCGACCTCGATCGCGATCGCGCCCGCGAAGCGTGCCGTACCGTCGGCTGGGACGAGGCGCGGATCGCACGAACGGCTTTCACCGATGACGGCGCGCGCGCGATTGCCGGCGGCGCAATGGACGTCATGGTAGAAGCGACCGGTAACCCGGCCGTCGGCATCCGGCATGCCCGCGCGGCGATTGCGGCCGGCAAGCATGTCGTCATGGTCAATGTCGAGGCCGACGTGCTGGCCGGACCGCTGTTGGCCGAGGAAGCCCGCAAGGCGGGCGTGGTCTATTCACTGGCCTATGGCGACCAGCCGGCGCTGACGGCGGAGATGGTGGACTGGGCGCGCGCGACGGGTTTTCGCGTCGTCGCCGCCGGCAAGGGCACCAAATATCTGCCGGCCTATCACGACGTGACGCCGGACGGTGTCTGGAGCCATTACGGGCTGACGGCCGGCGAAGCGCAATCGGCCGGCATGAATCCACAGATGTTCAACTCGTTTCTGGACGGCACCAAATCCGCGATCGAAATGGCGGCGATCGCAAACGCTTGCGGGCTGGACGTGCCATCGGATGGCTTGCTGTTTCCGCCCTGCGGCGTCGACGATCTGCCGCATGTGATGCGGCCGCGTGAAGCGGGCGGTGTCCTGGAAAAGGCTGGCCTTGCGGAGGTCGTGTCGTCGCTCGAGCGCGACGGCCGTCCTGTCTTCCGTGACCTGCGCTGGGGTGTCTATGTCGTGCTGGAAGCGCCGAACGATTATGCCGCCGATTGCTTCAGGCAATATGGGCTGAAGACCGATGCCTCGGGTCGATATGCGGCGATGTACAAGCCGTATCATCTGATCGGCCTCGAACTGAATATTTCCATCCTGTCGGCAGCGCTGCGCAACGAGCCCACCGGACAGCCGCATGATTTTCGTGGCGACGTCGCAGCGGTCGCAAAGCGCGATCTGCGCGCGGGCGAAATGCTCGACGGCGAAGGCGGCTACACGGTGTGGGGCAAACTGATGCCGGCACGAAAAAGCCTCTCGGCTGGCGCGCTGCCGATCGGACTTGCCCATCGCGTCAAGCTGAAGAACGACGTCGCCCATGGCGCGGTGGTGCGCTGGAGCGATGTCGAGGTCGACGAAAACAACGACACCATCAAGACGCGCCGAGCGATGGAAGCGGCGTTTTCCGCGCGGTGA